In Williamsoniiplasma luminosum, the genomic stretch CATCCTTTTGAATATTTTGTGCAAATGCAACATATTCTTGGGTGTATGGTAAATTTGCTTTTCACTGACCAAGTGATCATTTGGCCACCCCAACATAATCATGATGGATAATTAATTCTTTAATTTTATTGGATTGGGCAAATTTCATCGCGCGCTTAGCGCCTTCTAATTCACCAGCCACATTTCTCAAGGCCACAATGATTTGATTATCAAATCGTTGGGACATTTTAATTACCTTGTCTTTTCACAGAATCACAGTGCCATAAGAATAAGTGTTGGTTAGTGGATCAAAACTCCCATCAGTATAAGCTAGTGCACAATCAGCATTTTCAATCATTTCAAAATTCTTTGAAATGATTGGTTTTTCAGGGGTCATTGAGGGTTTATTTTTCATGAAGTCTCAAGCTTCTTGTGGGGTTTTAAAAGATTTAAAAACAGCGTTTTTATAACCACTAATATAGTTTTGAACTTCGTCTCAATCTTCAAAAACTCCAGTTTTTCTGCCAGCTTTAACTGCATAAAATTTTTTACCCATTGATTTATCTCCTAATATGCTCTTGCAAAATAAACTCTTAATGTTGAATCTTTTTGACAGTTAAAACATTTACCTTTGGTTTGTTCAACTCCAAATGGAATGCAACGTGAATTTGTTGATGTTTTCTTCTTAACATCTTCTTCACATGCGATTTCCCCACAAAACGGAACTAAAACTAAACCTTGATTTGTGTCTAAAATTTTTTGATATTCTTCAATTGTTTCAGCATGACTTGTGCGTTGTTCACGATTGTCTAAAGCAATTTGATAAATGTTTTGATCATAGGCTTTAATCATTGCTTCAACTGTTGTTTTGACTTGATCAAGTTTGACTAAGATTTTTTCTTTAGTATCACGTCTTGAAATTGTCACTTGACCATTTTCTAGATCACGAGGGCCGACTTCAATTCTAACCGGAATTCCTTTAATTTCAGCTTCTGAAATTTTAAATCCAAAACTTTTATCACTTTGATCAATATTGATACGATATTGATCAAGTTCCTGTTGTAGTTTTGTACTTACATCTTGAATTTGATCAGTATTTTGGACATTAATAATTTGGACTTGAATCGGACTAACTTTACTTGGTAAAACTAAACCTGAATCATCTGAATGACTCATGATAATTGCCCCAATTAATCTTGTTGAAACTCCTCAAGAAGTTGAATATGCATATTCTCATTTACCTTCATTATTTTGGAATTTAATATCATAAACTTTGGAAAAATTATTGCCAAAATAATGTGATGTTCCAGCTTGTAAAGCTTGACCATCATGCATCAATGATTCAATGGTATATGTTTCTTGAGCACCAGCAAATTTTTCATGTTCAGTTTTTTGTCCATTAATCACTGGGATCATTAAAACATCATTGGCAAAATTACTATAAATTTCTAAAATTTTTAATGTTAATTTTTTTGCCTCTTCTTGATTGTTATGAATGGTGTGACCTTCTTGTCATAAAAATTCACTTGTTCTTAAAAATGGACGGGTGGTTTTTTCTCAACGCATCACGTTATTTCATTGGTTATATAGCAATGGTAAATCACGATATGATTTAACTTCTTTTTCAAAGAAGTTAGCCATTAAAACTTCACTAGTTGGTCTAATAAATAATTTTTCTTCTAAAATTTTATCTCCAACTTGGGTGACTGTTGCCATTTCTGGGGCAAATCCTTCGATGTGAGATTTTTCTTTATTAAATAATGATTCGGGAATTAGTAATGGAAAATAAACATTTTCCACGCCAATTTTTTTGAATTCAAGATCTAAAATCTTTTGAATATTTTCTCAAATTGCATAACCGTATGGACGGAAAATTATTGTTCCTTTAACTGGACCATATTCGACTAGTTTTGCGTTCAAAACAACGTCTGTATATCATTGTGAAAAATTCTTATCTCGTGGGGTAATTTTTTCTAATTGTTGTTTTTTCATTTTATTGTTCTCCTTCTTGATTCCAAATCGTTTTGTTGGTTGTGGAATTTAATGTGTTGTGGTCTTCTGGTTGCTTTCTTTCAATTTTGACAATCCCATCATTGCCTAAATAGACATCGATATTTAATTTTAATTCGTTAATTCTTTTTTTAATAATTTGATACATTTTCAAATCTTGAACTAATAGTCAATCAAAAGTTTCTGGATAAATATTTTCTGGAATATTGACCAAACTTTGAGCAAAATCAAATAGTCAATCTTTTTGGGTTAATTCAGCTAATCGTTCGGGATTAATTCCAATCACGGCCATTGTTTTAGGATCAAACCCTTGAATATCATTTGTTCATTTCCAAAAGTAAGCTCGTGATGAATTATCAAATTCTAAATCAATCGATTCTTCATGTTGATGAAATGATCAAACAAAATAATATTTTTCTTCAGGGAGGGTTAAGTTATTTAACGTGTTAATCCCATTTTGAATAATGAATTCCAAGTTACGCAAATCTGTGTAAAACAAAAGTGATTCAACATTATGCTTTTTTAAAAGGTGTAAGATTTTTGTTTTTTCACTTTTGTTAATTGCAAAAATATTATTCATAAAAGCATCAGCAAGTGTCTTTTTTCGTTTACGTCGATATCTATCAATTTTATTTTCTTTTATTTCCATAACAACCTTAATTCATATTTAATATTA encodes the following:
- a CDS encoding viroplasmin family protein; the encoded protein is MGKKFYAVKAGRKTGVFEDWDEVQNYISGYKNAVFKSFKTPQEAWDFMKNKPSMTPEKPIISKNFEMIENADCALAYTDGSFDPLTNTYSYGTVILWKDKVIKMSQRFDNQIIVALRNVAGELEGAKRAMKFAQSNKIKELIIHHDYVGVAKWSLGQWKANLPYTQEYVAFAQNIQKDVKLNFVWVKGHSGDHYNELADQLAGQATLKEYRKVN
- the proS gene encoding proline--tRNA ligase: MKKQQLEKITPRDKNFSQWYTDVVLNAKLVEYGPVKGTIIFRPYGYAIWENIQKILDLEFKKIGVENVYFPLLIPESLFNKEKSHIEGFAPEMATVTQVGDKILEEKLFIRPTSEVLMANFFEKEVKSYRDLPLLYNQWNNVMRWEKTTRPFLRTSEFLWQEGHTIHNNQEEAKKLTLKILEIYSNFANDVLMIPVINGQKTEHEKFAGAQETYTIESLMHDGQALQAGTSHYFGNNFSKVYDIKFQNNEGKWEYAYSTSWGVSTRLIGAIIMSHSDDSGLVLPSKVSPIQVQIINVQNTDQIQDVSTKLQQELDQYRINIDQSDKSFGFKISEAEIKGIPVRIEVGPRDLENGQVTISRRDTKEKILVKLDQVKTTVEAMIKAYDQNIYQIALDNREQRTSHAETIEEYQKILDTNQGLVLVPFCGEIACEEDVKKKTSTNSRCIPFGVEQTKGKCFNCQKDSTLRVYFARAY